The Nocardioides pantholopis genome window below encodes:
- a CDS encoding helix-turn-helix transcriptional regulator encodes MLESDNTATDRPAPSAGGSSGGRTRPIRVALSNDYELVLHGIAAMLAGHEEVEVVQLTTAREVADDVDVVLYDTFGRLPEHDDKLRQIVVNNDALVIVYSWRAYSAEEARRRGAAGYLSKGMTADELVAGIVAVYEGRPPAPWPAAAEGADGADGADNEGAMRSWPGQDHGLSAREAEMLTFITRGLTNEEITRQAYLSVNTVKTYIRTAYRKIGVTSRAQAVAWGMRHGFDTDQSPTR; translated from the coding sequence ATGCTCGAGTCCGACAACACCGCCACCGACCGACCCGCCCCATCCGCAGGCGGATCCTCCGGTGGGCGGACCCGCCCGATCCGGGTGGCGCTCTCCAACGACTACGAGCTGGTCCTGCACGGGATCGCGGCGATGCTGGCCGGCCACGAGGAGGTCGAGGTCGTGCAGCTCACGACCGCGCGCGAGGTCGCCGACGACGTCGACGTGGTCCTCTACGACACCTTCGGCCGGTTGCCGGAGCACGACGACAAGCTTCGACAGATCGTGGTGAACAACGACGCGTTGGTCATCGTCTACAGCTGGCGGGCGTACTCCGCCGAGGAGGCTCGCCGACGGGGGGCGGCCGGCTACCTCAGCAAGGGGATGACCGCCGACGAGCTCGTCGCCGGCATCGTCGCGGTGTACGAGGGCCGGCCACCGGCGCCCTGGCCAGCAGCGGCTGAGGGGGCCGACGGGGCCGACGGGGCCGATAACGAAGGAGCGATGAGGTCCTGGCCGGGCCAGGACCACGGGCTCAGCGCCCGCGAGGCCGAGATGCTCACGTTCATCACCCGCGGCCTCACCAACGAGGAGATCACCCGGCAGGCGTACCTGAGCGTGAACACCGTGAAGACCTACATCCGCACGGCGTACCGCAAGATCGGGGTCACCAGCCGCGCCCAGGCGGTCGCCTGGGGCATGCGCCACGGTTTCGACACCGACCAGTCCCCCACGAGGTAG
- a CDS encoding ABC transporter substrate-binding protein/permease codes for MRPGPRSPRLLWAFLLLVGVVGMLLASGSPVAAQEQDERRVVRVGTEGTYPPFSFVDPRTGELTGYDIEVIEAVADRAGWDLEFVRARFDALFPALDAERIDVIANQVTVNPEREARYLLSRPYTYSRGVIVTAADTDDITSLEDLEGRTTAQTETSNWAQVARDAGARVQSVEGFAQTAELLAQGRVDATVNDNIAVLDYLASTGSDEIKIAGEIEGEQGEQALVFRQSETALHAEANRALEELADDGTLAEISEEYFGADVSVPDGGDVDLGGSDTGRSRWDVVQDAAWPMLRGTIKGTIPLTIVSFVLGLAIALAVALARLSPSRLLTLPARFYVSVIRGTPLLVQLFIVFYGLPQVGVKMPSYVAACLALSLNVGGYGAEIIRSSILAVPRGQLEAARTIGMEYWQALRRIILPQAARIAVPPLSNTLLSLVKDTSLASLVLVPELFLEAQVAAALSTEYLPLYALAALYYWVVCYVVSLGQGRLERRLGRYAV; via the coding sequence ATGAGACCCGGACCCCGATCACCACGGCTGCTGTGGGCGTTCCTGCTGCTGGTGGGCGTCGTCGGGATGCTGCTCGCATCCGGGTCGCCGGTGGCCGCGCAGGAGCAGGACGAGCGCCGGGTGGTCCGGGTCGGGACCGAGGGCACGTACCCGCCCTTCAGCTTCGTCGACCCGCGCACCGGGGAGCTCACCGGCTACGACATCGAGGTCATCGAGGCGGTCGCGGACCGCGCCGGATGGGACCTGGAGTTCGTCCGGGCCCGGTTCGACGCGCTGTTCCCCGCGCTGGACGCCGAGCGCATCGACGTGATCGCCAACCAGGTCACCGTCAACCCCGAGCGGGAGGCGCGCTACCTCCTCAGCCGCCCGTACACGTACTCGCGCGGCGTGATCGTCACGGCCGCGGACACCGACGACATCACCTCGCTGGAGGACCTCGAGGGCCGCACCACCGCCCAGACCGAGACCAGCAACTGGGCGCAGGTGGCTCGCGACGCGGGCGCCCGGGTGCAGTCGGTCGAGGGGTTCGCCCAGACCGCTGAGCTGCTCGCGCAGGGTCGGGTCGACGCCACCGTCAACGACAACATCGCCGTCCTCGACTACCTCGCCTCGACCGGGTCGGACGAGATCAAGATCGCCGGCGAGATCGAGGGCGAGCAGGGCGAGCAGGCGCTGGTGTTCCGCCAGTCCGAGACCGCGCTGCACGCGGAGGCGAACCGCGCCCTGGAGGAGCTCGCCGACGACGGAACACTCGCGGAGATCTCCGAGGAGTACTTCGGCGCGGACGTCTCGGTCCCCGATGGCGGCGACGTGGACCTCGGGGGGTCCGACACCGGCCGCAGCCGCTGGGACGTGGTCCAGGACGCCGCCTGGCCGATGCTGCGCGGCACCATCAAGGGCACGATCCCGCTCACGATCGTGAGCTTCGTGCTCGGGCTGGCCATCGCCCTGGCGGTGGCCCTGGCGCGGCTCTCGCCGTCCCGGCTGCTGACCCTGCCCGCCCGGTTCTACGTCTCGGTGATCCGCGGCACCCCGCTGCTCGTGCAGCTGTTCATCGTCTTCTACGGGCTGCCGCAGGTCGGGGTCAAGATGCCCAGCTACGTGGCCGCCTGCCTGGCGCTCAGCCTCAACGTGGGCGGCTACGGCGCCGAGATCATCCGCTCCTCGATCCTCGCGGTGCCCCGCGGCCAGCTCGAGGCGGCACGCACGATCGGCATGGAGTACTGGCAGGCGCTGCGGCGCATCATCCTGCCGCAGGCGGCGCGGATCGCGGTCCCGCCGCTGTCGAACACCCTGCTCTCCCTGGTCAAGGACACCTCGCTGGCCTCGCTGGTGCTGGTCCCCGAGCTGTTCCTGGAGGCCCAGGTCGCCGCGGCGCTCAGCACCGAGTACCTGCCGCTGTACGCGCTGGCGGCCCTGTACTACTGGGTCGTCTGCTACGTCGTCTCGCTCGGCCAGGGCCGGCTCGAGCGCCGGCTGGGGAGGTACGCCGTATGA
- a CDS encoding putative manganese transporter, with protein sequence MTELILRPLADAFMQVGVFVALLVAPFGWARYRWGHRLDDALLRHRRLGPLVAAALTMPPGCGGAIIVMALYSRGAVSYGAAIAALVATMGDASWVLLAADPVLTIQLKLLLLGTGAAAGYVVDALGITPARRADSRDRTPQPVPAPVLGSAVLARPATRLHELGALPALLWLLLGTGATVSVPVTFQLSDPAHLYLALGLLGTGVAVVAFVRGRCRLADDDTGTAHPTSMAQVLRHGGNEIAFVTVWVAVAYVGFSLFTHVTGFDGSQLPLHGLVGVLVGATVGLIPGCGVQIVFTGIFLAGGMPLPTLVANTISQDGDALLPLLALEHRAALLATVLTTIPAMAVGSALLLLT encoded by the coding sequence GTGACCGAGCTGATCCTTCGTCCGCTCGCCGACGCGTTCATGCAGGTCGGCGTCTTCGTCGCCCTGCTGGTCGCGCCGTTCGGGTGGGCGAGGTATCGCTGGGGCCACCGGCTCGACGACGCGTTGCTGCGGCATCGCCGGCTCGGGCCGCTGGTCGCCGCGGCGCTCACGATGCCTCCCGGGTGCGGCGGCGCCATCATCGTGATGGCGCTCTACTCCCGCGGCGCGGTCTCCTACGGCGCGGCCATCGCCGCCCTCGTCGCCACCATGGGCGACGCGTCCTGGGTGCTGCTGGCGGCGGACCCGGTCCTCACGATCCAGCTCAAGCTGCTCCTGCTCGGCACCGGCGCGGCGGCTGGGTACGTCGTCGACGCGCTGGGGATCACGCCGGCCCGGCGTGCGGACTCCCGAGACCGGACCCCGCAGCCGGTGCCGGCGCCCGTCCTCGGGTCAGCGGTGCTGGCCCGCCCGGCCACCCGGCTCCACGAGCTGGGGGCACTTCCCGCCCTGCTGTGGCTGCTGCTCGGCACCGGCGCCACGGTCAGCGTGCCGGTGACCTTCCAGCTCAGCGATCCTGCGCACCTCTACCTCGCGCTGGGCCTGCTCGGCACGGGGGTGGCCGTGGTCGCGTTCGTGCGCGGCCGCTGCCGGCTCGCCGACGACGACACCGGCACCGCTCACCCGACCTCGATGGCGCAGGTGCTGCGCCACGGAGGGAACGAGATCGCGTTCGTGACCGTATGGGTCGCGGTCGCCTACGTCGGGTTCTCGCTCTTCACCCACGTGACCGGGTTCGACGGCTCCCAGCTGCCCCTGCACGGGCTGGTCGGGGTGCTCGTCGGCGCCACGGTCGGGCTGATCCCCGGCTGCGGGGTCCAGATCGTGTTCACCGGCATCTTCCTCGCCGGCGGCATGCCGTTGCCGACGCTGGTCGCCAACACCATCAGCCAGGACGGCGACGCGCTGCTGCCGCTGCTGGCCCTCGAGCACCGCGCCGCGCTGCTGGCCACGGTGCTCACCACCATCCCGGCGATGGCCGTCGGGTCCGCGCTGCTGCTGCTGACCTGA
- a CDS encoding amino acid ABC transporter ATP-binding protein codes for MTTPGTDRALVDVQGLTKSFGGQPVLRGVDFTTAAGTATVILGPSGSGKTTVLRSLNALELPDAGRVRIGEASVDFGALPSGRADQRRVLRTLRARSGMVFQSHHLFPHRTVLGNIIEGPVQVQGRPLEEAVADARALLAQVGLAGREDAYPAELSGGQQQRVGIARALALRPDVLLLDEPTSALDPELVGEVLGVIRDLAEQGWTLVIVTHEVRFARDVADQVLFLDGGVVAERGGAEVLTDPQVERTQQFLRRVLEAR; via the coding sequence ATGACCACGCCCGGGACCGACCGCGCGCTCGTCGACGTGCAGGGCCTGACCAAGTCCTTCGGTGGCCAGCCGGTGCTCCGCGGGGTCGACTTCACGACCGCTGCGGGAACCGCCACTGTCATCCTCGGCCCGTCGGGGTCGGGCAAGACCACCGTGCTGCGCTCGCTCAACGCCTTGGAGCTCCCGGACGCCGGGCGGGTCCGGATCGGGGAGGCGTCGGTCGACTTCGGGGCGCTGCCCTCGGGCCGCGCCGACCAGCGCCGGGTGCTGCGAACGCTGCGGGCCCGCAGCGGCATGGTCTTCCAGTCCCACCACCTGTTCCCGCACCGGACCGTGCTGGGCAACATCATCGAGGGGCCCGTCCAGGTGCAGGGCCGCCCGCTCGAGGAGGCGGTGGCGGACGCGCGCGCGCTGCTGGCTCAGGTCGGCCTGGCCGGGCGTGAGGACGCCTATCCGGCCGAGCTCTCCGGCGGACAGCAGCAGCGGGTCGGCATCGCCCGCGCCCTCGCGCTGCGCCCCGACGTACTGCTGCTCGACGAGCCGACCTCGGCGCTGGACCCCGAGCTGGTGGGGGAGGTGCTCGGCGTGATCCGGGACCTCGCGGAGCAGGGCTGGACGCTGGTGATCGTCACCCACGAGGTCCGCTTCGCCCGCGACGTCGCCGACCAGGTGCTGTTCCTCGACGGCGGCGTCGTGGCCGAGCGCGGCGGCGCGGAGGTCCTCACCGATCCGCAGGTGGAGCGGACCCAGCAGTTCCTGCGGCGGGTGCTCGAGGCCCGCTGA
- a CDS encoding malate:quinone oxidoreductase, whose product MNRTATKKATQRGDAAAGQFDYDVLLVGGGIMSATMATLLNQVEPAWKVGIVERLDDLAQESSGPWNNAGTGHAALCELNYTPQRPDGSVDVTKAISINEQFQLTRQVWAFLVENGQLPDPSSFVHPAPHLSFVWGAENVTYLRNRYDGLRENPLFAGMEFTEDPEVLADWAPLLMAGRDRTEPVAATRSLGGTDVDFGSLTRQLIAGLRDRGALELEVGVEVRRLTRVDGGWRVRGKNLDGSGHFDATARFVFVGAGGQALTLLQRSGIPEIRGFGGFPVSGEFWRTTNPELVARHQAKVYGKAAVGAPPMSVPHLDTRVVDGRPSLMFGPYAGFSPRFLKNGSLFDLLRSVRLHNLVPMLQVGVRNLSLVVYLVQQLLASKKTQLAELQAFYPDADAKDWEKITAGQRVQVIKRVPGKGGVLQFGTEVIAASDGSIAGLLGASPGASTAVPIMLDVMARCFPDRFEDWRPALEKMIPSYGTELSADPALAAEVLGRTARVLGLDDTPVLGSLTGPGAAPAAS is encoded by the coding sequence GTGAACCGGACCGCCACCAAGAAGGCTACCCAGCGCGGCGACGCGGCGGCCGGTCAGTTCGACTACGACGTGCTCCTCGTGGGCGGCGGCATCATGTCGGCCACGATGGCCACGCTGCTCAACCAGGTCGAGCCGGCCTGGAAGGTCGGCATCGTCGAGCGTCTCGACGACCTCGCCCAGGAGTCGTCCGGGCCGTGGAACAACGCCGGCACCGGCCACGCGGCGCTGTGCGAGCTGAACTACACCCCACAGCGCCCCGACGGCAGCGTCGACGTCACCAAGGCGATCAGCATCAACGAGCAGTTCCAGCTGACCCGCCAGGTGTGGGCCTTCCTCGTCGAGAACGGCCAGCTGCCCGACCCGTCCTCGTTCGTGCACCCGGCCCCGCACCTGAGCTTCGTGTGGGGCGCCGAGAACGTCACCTACCTGCGCAACCGCTACGACGGCCTGCGCGAGAACCCGCTCTTCGCGGGGATGGAGTTCACCGAGGACCCCGAGGTCCTGGCGGACTGGGCCCCGCTGCTCATGGCCGGCCGCGACCGCACCGAGCCGGTCGCCGCGACCCGCTCCCTGGGCGGCACCGACGTCGACTTCGGGTCGCTGACCCGGCAGCTGATCGCGGGGCTGCGCGACCGTGGCGCCCTGGAGCTCGAGGTCGGGGTGGAGGTGCGCCGGCTCACCCGCGTCGACGGCGGATGGCGGGTGCGCGGCAAGAACCTCGACGGCTCCGGCCACTTCGACGCGACCGCCCGCTTCGTCTTCGTCGGCGCCGGCGGCCAGGCGCTCACCCTGCTCCAGCGCTCCGGCATCCCGGAGATCCGTGGCTTCGGCGGGTTCCCGGTCAGCGGCGAGTTCTGGCGCACCACGAACCCCGAGCTCGTGGCCCGCCACCAGGCCAAGGTCTACGGCAAGGCCGCCGTGGGCGCCCCGCCGATGTCGGTGCCGCACCTCGACACCCGCGTCGTCGACGGCCGGCCCAGCCTGATGTTCGGGCCGTACGCCGGGTTCAGCCCGCGGTTCCTCAAGAACGGCTCGCTGTTCGACCTGCTGCGCTCGGTGCGCCTGCACAACCTGGTGCCGATGCTGCAGGTGGGCGTGCGCAACCTGAGCCTGGTCGTCTACCTCGTCCAGCAGCTGCTGGCCAGCAAGAAGACCCAGCTCGCCGAGCTCCAGGCGTTCTATCCCGACGCCGACGCCAAGGACTGGGAGAAGATCACGGCCGGCCAGCGGGTCCAGGTGATCAAGCGAGTGCCCGGCAAGGGCGGCGTGCTCCAGTTCGGCACCGAGGTGATCGCGGCCTCCGACGGCTCCATCGCGGGGCTGCTCGGCGCCTCGCCGGGGGCCTCGACCGCCGTTCCGATCATGCTCGACGTCATGGCGCGCTGCTTCCCCGACCGCTTCGAGGACTGGCGTCCCGCGCTGGAGAAGATGATCCCCAGCTACGGCACCGAGCTGTCCGCCGACCCGGCCCTCGCAGCCGAGGTCCTGGGGCGGACAGCGCGCGTCCTCGGTCTCGACGACACCCCGGTGCTCGGCTCGCTGACCGGCCCGGGCGCGGCGCCGGCCGCCTCCTAG
- a CDS encoding DUF4383 domain-containing protein: MTSSAESPHQGEAGLTAGEKLARNLAAGTGAVFLLVGILGFVPGITTNYDSLDFAGHHSRAELLGIFQVSGLHNLLHLAFGIAGLALARKATAAIGYLVVGGVLYLGLWIYGLVVGHDSSANFVPVNSADNWLHLVLGVAMVAMGLWAQRTLRGGVGSQTAM, from the coding sequence ATGACGAGCAGCGCAGAGAGCCCGCACCAGGGTGAGGCGGGCCTCACCGCGGGAGAGAAGCTGGCCCGGAACCTGGCAGCGGGGACCGGCGCGGTCTTCCTGCTGGTGGGCATCCTCGGCTTCGTGCCCGGCATCACCACCAACTACGACTCCCTCGACTTCGCCGGGCACCACAGCCGGGCCGAGCTGCTCGGGATCTTCCAGGTCTCGGGGCTGCACAACCTGCTCCACCTCGCCTTCGGGATCGCCGGTCTGGCCCTGGCGCGCAAGGCGACGGCGGCGATCGGCTACCTGGTCGTCGGCGGCGTCCTGTACCTGGGCCTGTGGATCTACGGCCTGGTGGTCGGGCACGACAGCTCGGCGAACTTCGTGCCGGTGAACTCCGCCGACAACTGGCTGCACCTGGTCCTCGGCGTCGCGATGGTCGCGATGGGGCTGTGGGCCCAGCGCACGCTGCGTGGCGGCGTCGGGAGCCAGACGGCCATGTGA
- a CDS encoding hemerythrin domain-containing protein — protein MRSLADQTVDELGGTWSILHRQKRDHVRLEELLQQLLDTTGEEQERVLHSIARLVFPHAFAEESVIWPTLRRRLPDGEQLTLQVEQEHQEVNDLWTDLETETDPQHRAQLIQRLVTVLREDVRDEEDELLPRLQDRLDVRRLRQLGVAWEAVRRTAPTRPHPVVSRRPPGNALAALPLTVLDRSRDAVESTSRRAPEQWRPRLSSTSQTLAGAAGRVEHWGVLRRGEDPSTSRD, from the coding sequence ATGCGATCTCTGGCAGACCAGACCGTCGACGAGCTCGGCGGGACCTGGAGCATCCTGCACCGTCAGAAGCGGGACCACGTACGGCTCGAGGAGCTGCTCCAGCAGCTCCTCGACACGACCGGCGAGGAGCAGGAGCGGGTCCTGCACAGCATCGCCCGGCTGGTGTTCCCGCACGCGTTCGCGGAGGAGTCGGTGATCTGGCCGACGCTGCGGCGGCGGCTGCCCGACGGCGAGCAGCTGACCCTGCAGGTGGAGCAGGAGCACCAGGAGGTCAACGACCTGTGGACCGACCTGGAGACCGAGACCGATCCGCAGCACCGCGCGCAGCTGATCCAGCGGCTCGTGACGGTGCTGCGCGAGGACGTGCGCGACGAGGAGGACGAGCTCCTCCCCCGGCTGCAGGACCGGCTCGACGTACGCCGCCTGCGCCAGCTCGGAGTCGCCTGGGAGGCGGTGCGACGCACCGCCCCCACCCGCCCGCACCCGGTCGTCTCCCGCCGTCCGCCGGGCAATGCGCTGGCGGCACTGCCGCTGACCGTGCTGGACCGCAGCCGCGACGCGGTCGAGTCGACCTCCCGGCGGGCTCCGGAGCAGTGGCGTCCGCGACTGTCCTCAACCAGCCAGACGCTCGCGGGAGCGGCCGGTCGCGTCGAGCACTGGGGCGTGCTGCGTCGCGGGGAGGACCCGAGCACCTCCCGGGACTGA